The sequence GCCCCACTCCTTCCAGAACAGCTCAACATCCTGGCTCGGGCTCTGGCCTTGGTGGGTAATGAATTCGGACACGTCGAAGCCGATACCGCCAGCACCGATCACCGCCACCTTCTGCCCGACCGGCTTGCGTTCGAGAATCGCATCCAGATAGCTGATGACCTTTGGATGCTCGACACCCGGGATATCCGGGGTACGCGGCACGATGCCGGTGGCCAGGATCACTTCGTCGAAGTCTTTGAGGTCCTCGGCGCTGACCCGGCGGTTGAGCTGCAGCTTAACGCCGGTCTTGTCGATCAGCTTGCCGAAGTAGCGCAAGGTTTCATAGAACTCTTCCTTGCCAGGGATACGCTTGGCCACATTGAACTGGCCACCGATTTCAGCCGCCGCATCGAACAGCGTTACCTCATGGCCACGCTGGGCCGCGACAGTGGCCGCCGACAGCCCGGCCGGGCCAGCTCCAACCACGGCAATTTTCTTCACCTGGGTGGTGGGAATGTAGTTCAGCTCAGTCTCATGACAGGCGCGCGGGTTAACCAGGCAACTGGTCAGCTTGCCGCCAAAGGTGTGGTCCAGACAGGCCTGGTTACAGCCGATGCAGGTGTTGATCTCATCGCTGCGGCCTTCGGCGGCCTTGTTGACGAACTCGGGATCAGCCAGGAACGGCCGCGCCATCGAAACCATGTCAGCATCACCCTCGGCCAGCACCTGTTCGGCCACTTCCGGGGTGTTGATACGGTTGGTGGTGCACAGCGGAATCGAGACTTCACCCCGCAGCTTGGCCGTAACCTTGGTGAAGGCCGCGCGCGGCACCTTGGTGGCAATGGTCGGAATCCGCGCTTCGTGCCAGCCGATACCGGTGTTGATAATGGTGGCGCCGGCCTTTTCGATGGCCTTGGCCAGCAGGACGATCTCATCCCAGGTGCTGCCACCTTCGATCAGGTCGAGCATCGACAGGCGATAGATGATGATGAAGTTCGGCCCAACCGCTTCACGAATACGGCTGACGATTTCAACCGGCAGACGCATGCGGTTTTCGTAGCTGCCGCCCCAACGGTCGGTACGCTTGTTGACGTGGGCGACCAGGAACTGGTTGATGAAGTAGCCTTCCGAGCCCATCACTTCAACACCGTCATAGCCGGCGCTCTGGGCCAGGGTAGCGCAGGTCACGAAATCGTTGATCTGCTTCTGAATGCCCTCTTCGTCCAGTTCCTTGGGAGTGAACGGGTTGATCGGCGCCTGCACGGCGCTGGGAGCGACCAGCTTGGGACTGTAGGCATAGCGACCGGCATGCAGAATCTGCATGCAGATCTTGCCACCTGCTTCATGCACCGCCTGGGTGACGACCTTATGCTGCTCGGCTTCTTCGGCAGTGGTCATTTTGGCCGCACCGTGGGCGACGCAACCCTCTTCATTCGGGCCGATACCGCCGGTGACGATCAGACCAACACCGCCCTTGGCCCGCTCGGCAAAATAGGCGGCCATACGGGCGAAGCCATTGGGGCGCTCTTCCAGGCCGGTATGCATGGAGCCCATCAGAGTGCGGTTACGCAGGGTGGTAAAGCCCAGGTCCAGCGGGGCCAGCAGGTGCGGATAGCGGGCGTGCTCGCTCATCGTATTCTCCGGTTATATCGTCATCAGGTGGTGTGCCGCTCTGAGGCAGCTTGCTTATGACGAGACAATAGGCCGCATCCCGTCGGCGCTCAATTACTTCAAGTGACATTTTTATAACTCTGAATTACATTGTGCAGTCATTCACTGCAGGAAATACTGATTGCTGGGTTTGTGCATCAGCACCATTGCGGTTCCCCAGCGTATCAACAGGAATACTCCATGAAACTCGGCGACCTGTCCGTCGGCTATCTCTACAGCCTGCAAGCCGTGCTACGCGGCCTGGGGCATGATCCGGCGCCGTTGTTCCAGCGGTTTCGAATCAGCGATGAACTGCTGGCCACACCTGGGGCGCGCATCAGCATTCCGCGCTTCATGCGTCTGGGCAACGCCGCGATTGGCCTGAGCCAGCGGGCCGATATCGGTTTGTTGATGGGTAGCCAGAGTCAGGCCAGCCATCTGGGGCTGCCTGGCGTAACCGCGCAGTGCGCCCCGGACCTGAATCGTGCATTCGAGACCCTGGTGCACTTCGAGCGGCTGACCAGCATGAACTACCGCGGCCATTCGAGCTTCGAGTCTCCGGCCTTGCGGTTCTATTCGATCAGCCCGTACAACGCCTTCAACCTGTTTGTGGTCGACTCGGCACTGGCCTCCCGCGCACAACTGGCCCGGCAACTGAGTGGCGGCCAGGCCCGCCTGCGAGAAGTGCATATCGAGTTTCCCGCCCCGGCCTATGCCGAGCGCTATGAAGCGTTGTTCAACTGCCCGGTGCTGTTCGAGCAGGCGCATAACCAGTTGCTCTGGGAACCGGCAAGTCTGACGCAGCCACTGCTGCACAACGCGCCGAGCACCTATGCCCAACTGCGCGCGCTGTGTGAGGCCCAGTTGCATGAGCAGACCCGGCACCGGCGCTTGCGCGAGCGGGTCGAGGAAATTCTTTCACCGCGCCTGCATAGTCAATTGCCGGGCATTACCGAGGTCGCCAGACAGTTGGGGTTGCCATCATGGACCCTGCGCCGACGCTTGCAGATTGAGGATGGCACGCGGTTTCAGGACATTATCGATGAGACCCGACGGGATCTGGCTCTGAGTTATATCCGCGATACCGAACTGGCGCTGGGTGAAGTGGCGTTTCTGCTGGGCTTTTCGTCACCGGCAGCGTTTCAGCGCGCATTCAAGCGCTGGGCTGGACAGGCGCCGGGGCAGTTCAGACGGGAACAGCGGGTAGTGAGGGGGTAGAACGCGGTTACAAAGGGAGAAGAACAGCCGAAGGGACATTACATCTCTTCGGCATCTTCCACGGTTTCATCCCATTCCTGGGCACGTTGTTCCAGCAGTTCTTCCACGTAATCGTTCATTGCTTATCTCCTGATTGTCATTCGAGTGGAACACAAGGGACCTCTGAAAAACGTAGGCGAGGCAGGCAAGACAAGGCAAAAACAGCCGAAAAAGCGCAGTTTACGTGGTGTAAATGAGCATTTTGAGGCTGTTTTTAACGCAGCATTGCCAACGCAGGTAGTTTTTCAGAGGTTCCATAGGTTCCTTGCCTGAAGTTAGGCGCCCTGTATGACAATGGGATGAAGATGAATGAGAAAAGTTCCGTTTTGCTAGTGTTTTTGGCAATAAAAACACGGCAATTACAAGCTAATCGCTATTGAGCACCCCACCAGTACCGTCACCTCAACCAGTTCCACCAAGGCTCCGGCGGTGTCGCCTGTGGTGCCGCCCACACGTTTGAGCAGCAGCGCCCTGCCCCAGGCCAAAAGCAGCAAGGTCAACAGCAGCCCGAGCAATGCCAGCCAGCCAAGCAGCAGCATGGCCAACGCATGCAGGATCAGCAGTGCCGGCAGGCTGCGCCTTGGCAAATGTTGACTGAGGATATGCCCCAGGCCGCCAGGGCGCACGTAGGGGGTGGTCAACAGCAGCAACGGCAGACACCAGCGGCCAAGCCAGGGCGCCAACAGCAGCACAGCCCAGGCCTCAGCGTCGATCAGGCTGATCAGTGCCGCCCACTTGAGCAGCAGGCACAGCACCAGGGTGATCACCCCAATGGGCCCGCAGGCCGGATCTTTCATGATCGCCAGGGTGCGTTCACGGTCGCCATAACCGCCTACCCAGGCATCAGCGCTGTCGGCCAGACCGTCCAGGTGCAGTCCGCCGCTGAGCCAGACCCAGAGCGCCAATAGCAACGCCCCCAGCAGCAACGGATTCAATCCGCCCAGCCCCCAGTACACAGCCGCCAGCAGCGCACCGATCAACAGCCCCACCAGCGGATACCAGAGCAGCGAACGGCCGTTTTCCTCGGCCGTGGGCAGGCCCGGCAGGCGAATCGGCAGCCGGGTCAGAAACTGCAGGGCGATCAGCAGGGGCATTCGTACAGGACTCCGCCAGGCTCGCAGCGCAGACGGCTGAGCTGGGCATGTTCGACCTGAACCTGCAGCAGCGCCTGGGGCGCCAGACCACGAGCCTTGGCCAGCAGCAAGCGCATGACGCCGCCATGGGTGACCAGCAGCAGATGCTGACCACTGCGCTGCTGTTGCAGGCCGGCCAAGATGCTCAGTACCCGTGATTCGAAGTCAGCCAGGGGCTCGGCGCCTGGGGGTGTGAAAGTATAGGGGTCATCCCAGAACCGACCCAGAGCATCAGCCTCATCCTGCATCAGCTCGGCCGCACTGCGGCCTTCCCAATCACCGAAGTGCAATTCGCGAAAGGCCGGTTCCAGCACCAGCGGCCGATTCAGTTGACGCGCCAGTTCAAAGGCAAAATCTGCGCAACGGCGCAGCGGCGAGCTGATCACCGCATCCCAGTCAGCCCTGCCGCAGGTGGCAGTCTGCATTTGCTGCCAGCCAGCGGTCGTCAGGTTGTCGTCGATGCTGCCGCGAAACCCGCCACCCAGCTCAGTCTGGCCGTGACGCAACAGATCCAGGGTCAGAGTCACCTTGCCCCTCCGGAAATCGCCGCTTCGCTAAAGGTCGCCATCTGGTTGTGCAGTGCACAGGCTGCCCGCAGCAGAGGTACCGCCAGCGCCGCGCCACTACCCTCGCCCAGGCGCATGCCCAGGCTCAGCAGCGGTTCGGCATCGAGCGCGGCGAGCACCGGACCATGCCCAGGTTCAGCCCCCTGATGACTGAACAGCAGCCAGTCCCGACAGGATGGGTTCATGCGGATCGCACACAAGGCCGCCACCGAACAGATGAATCCATCGACCAGAACCGGCACCCCAAACTGGCTGGCGGCAATAAAGGCGCCGACCAAAGCGGCAATTTCCAGCCCGCCAAGCCGGGTCAGGCAATCCAGCGGGGTACTGCAGGCCGGCAAATGCAGGGATAGCGCCTCGTTGACTATCCGCACCTTATTGGCAAGCCCCTGTGCGCCAAGCCCAGTGCCGGGGCCAACCAGCCGCTCAGCGGGCAGATCCAGCAAGGCGCAGGCCAGGGCACTGGCTGCGGTAGTGTTACCAATCCCCATTTCGCCACCGATGAACAGGTGCGCGCCCTCACCGGCCGCGCCCAGCAACACCTGTCGACCAGCCAGCAACGCCTGCTCGCACTGGGCCTCTGTCATAGCCGGCTGACAGCGCAGGTTGGCTGTGCCGGGCGCGATCGCCAGATGGCGGACACCGGGCAAGGGGTCAATCGGTACAGCCAGGCCCAGATCGATCAGTTCGAAGCTGGCTCCCAGTTCACGGGCCAACACATTGATTGCCGCGCCACCGGCGACGAAATTGCGCAGCATCTCGCCGGTTACCGACTGAGGAAAAGCCGAGACGCCTTCGGCCACGACCCCATGATCGGCGGCAAAAATGCTGATCCAGACACGATCAACCGAGGGATTGGGCTGGCCCTGCAAGGTTGCCAGCTCGATTGCCAGGGTTTCCAGTCGCCCCAACGAACCAGGCGGTTTGGTCAACTGAGCCTGACGGCTGCGAGCCTGCTCGGCGACCGGTTCATGGGACCGGGCAGCTGATTGACTCCACCAGAGCGCACTCATGTTTGGCCTCCCTTGAGGATCATTGGCAACCCGGCCACGCAGAAACTGACCCGCTCGCAACGTTGCGCCAGGTCCTGATGCAGCCAGCCGGCTTCATCGACATAGCGCCGACTCAACTCGCCCAGCGGCACAATCCCCATCCCGGTTTCATTACTGACCAGAATCACTTGCCCTGGCAGTTCGCTCAGACACTCCAGCAGCGCCTGGCGCTCGTGCTGAAGGCGTTGCGGATCGCTATCGAGCAGCAGGTTGGTCAGCCACAGGGTCAGACAGTCAACCAGCAGGCAGCGCTGCGAATCGGCCTCACGGCGCAGCACCCGTGCCAGAGCCAGAGGTTCCTCAACCAGTCCCCAATCAGTCGGCCGGCGTTCACGGTGCTGACGAATGCGTGCGGCCATCTCGGCATCATGCGCCTGACTGGTGGCGATATAGGTCACCGCCAGCCCCGAGGCTTGGGCGCGCTGCTCGGCGAGCCGGCTTTTGCCAGACCTTGCGCCACCTAAAATCAATTCAATCATTGAGTTATACCGCAAAGCTTGAGCAATTTATCTGTATCCAGATGCTGCTCGACCAAGTCCGCCAGGCGCTCAATATCACGTGCACGCAAGGCCGGATAATCCAGTGCCGCCGCCTGCTCCTGCCCGGCCCAGCGCAACAGCGCGGCACTGGCCTCTGGGTGTTCGAACAATCCATGCAGATAAGTGCCAGCAATCTGCCCGTCGTTACTCAGTGCACCATCGG is a genomic window of Halopseudomonas phragmitis containing:
- a CDS encoding NADPH-dependent 2,4-dienoyl-CoA reductase, which translates into the protein MSEHARYPHLLAPLDLGFTTLRNRTLMGSMHTGLEERPNGFARMAAYFAERAKGGVGLIVTGGIGPNEEGCVAHGAAKMTTAEEAEQHKVVTQAVHEAGGKICMQILHAGRYAYSPKLVAPSAVQAPINPFTPKELDEEGIQKQINDFVTCATLAQSAGYDGVEVMGSEGYFINQFLVAHVNKRTDRWGGSYENRMRLPVEIVSRIREAVGPNFIIIYRLSMLDLIEGGSTWDEIVLLAKAIEKAGATIINTGIGWHEARIPTIATKVPRAAFTKVTAKLRGEVSIPLCTTNRINTPEVAEQVLAEGDADMVSMARPFLADPEFVNKAAEGRSDEINTCIGCNQACLDHTFGGKLTSCLVNPRACHETELNYIPTTQVKKIAVVGAGPAGLSAATVAAQRGHEVTLFDAAAEIGGQFNVAKRIPGKEEFYETLRYFGKLIDKTGVKLQLNRRVSAEDLKDFDEVILATGIVPRTPDIPGVEHPKVISYLDAILERKPVGQKVAVIGAGGIGFDVSEFITHQGQSPSQDVELFWKEWGIDTALEARGGIAGIQPQPHPAAREVYLLQRKRSKVGDGLGKTTGWIHRTGLKNKQVQMLNAVQYLKVDDQGLHISIGENGEPQVLPVDTVIICAGQEPLRELKDGLEALGKSVHLIGGADVAAELDAKRAIDQGSRLAAGI
- a CDS encoding AraC family transcriptional regulator, which produces MKLGDLSVGYLYSLQAVLRGLGHDPAPLFQRFRISDELLATPGARISIPRFMRLGNAAIGLSQRADIGLLMGSQSQASHLGLPGVTAQCAPDLNRAFETLVHFERLTSMNYRGHSSFESPALRFYSISPYNAFNLFVVDSALASRAQLARQLSGGQARLREVHIEFPAPAYAERYEALFNCPVLFEQAHNQLLWEPASLTQPLLHNAPSTYAQLRALCEAQLHEQTRHRRLRERVEEILSPRLHSQLPGITEVARQLGLPSWTLRRRLQIEDGTRFQDIIDETRRDLALSYIRDTELALGEVAFLLGFSSPAAFQRAFKRWAGQAPGQFRREQRVVRG
- a CDS encoding adenosylcobinamide-GDP ribazoletransferase; amino-acid sequence: MPLLIALQFLTRLPIRLPGLPTAEENGRSLLWYPLVGLLIGALLAAVYWGLGGLNPLLLGALLLALWVWLSGGLHLDGLADSADAWVGGYGDRERTLAIMKDPACGPIGVITLVLCLLLKWAALISLIDAEAWAVLLLAPWLGRWCLPLLLLTTPYVRPGGLGHILSQHLPRRSLPALLILHALAMLLLGWLALLGLLLTLLLLAWGRALLLKRVGGTTGDTAGALVELVEVTVLVGCSIAISL
- a CDS encoding histidine phosphatase family protein, whose product is MTLTLDLLRHGQTELGGGFRGSIDDNLTTAGWQQMQTATCGRADWDAVISSPLRRCADFAFELARQLNRPLVLEPAFRELHFGDWEGRSAAELMQDEADALGRFWDDPYTFTPPGAEPLADFESRVLSILAGLQQQRSGQHLLLVTHGGVMRLLLAKARGLAPQALLQVQVEHAQLSRLRCEPGGVLYECPC
- the cobT gene encoding nicotinate-nucleotide--dimethylbenzimidazole phosphoribosyltransferase codes for the protein MSALWWSQSAARSHEPVAEQARSRQAQLTKPPGSLGRLETLAIELATLQGQPNPSVDRVWISIFAADHGVVAEGVSAFPQSVTGEMLRNFVAGGAAINVLARELGASFELIDLGLAVPIDPLPGVRHLAIAPGTANLRCQPAMTEAQCEQALLAGRQVLLGAAGEGAHLFIGGEMGIGNTTAASALACALLDLPAERLVGPGTGLGAQGLANKVRIVNEALSLHLPACSTPLDCLTRLGGLEIAALVGAFIAASQFGVPVLVDGFICSVAALCAIRMNPSCRDWLLFSHQGAEPGHGPVLAALDAEPLLSLGMRLGEGSGAALAVPLLRAACALHNQMATFSEAAISGGAR
- the cobU gene encoding bifunctional adenosylcobinamide kinase/adenosylcobinamide-phosphate guanylyltransferase produces the protein MIELILGGARSGKSRLAEQRAQASGLAVTYIATSQAHDAEMAARIRQHRERRPTDWGLVEEPLALARVLRREADSQRCLLVDCLTLWLTNLLLDSDPQRLQHERQALLECLSELPGQVILVSNETGMGIVPLGELSRRYVDEAGWLHQDLAQRCERVSFCVAGLPMILKGGQT